A section of the Telopea speciosissima isolate NSW1024214 ecotype Mountain lineage chromosome 3, Tspe_v1, whole genome shotgun sequence genome encodes:
- the LOC122655421 gene encoding uncharacterized mitochondrial protein AtMg00240-like gives MEQPPGYAAQEENSTKVCKLRKEIYGLKVETIPTGTPMDPHQKLGSVESKDFSDIHRYKRLVGKLIYLIVTCLDISFAVGVISQFMQYPKKFHWDAACRVLRYLKGAPGKGLIYRPNRHANLVWFFDADWAGADDDSRSTTGYCTFVGGNLVT, from the exons atggagcaacctccagggtatgcTGCTCAGGAGGAGAATTCTACTAAAGTTTGCAAGCTTCGTAAGGAAATTTAtgggttgaaagttgaaacaatcCCCACAg gtactcccatggatcctcatcaaAAGCTTGGGTCCGTTGAGAGTAAGGATTTTTCTGATATTCATCGGTATaaaagattagttgggaaactcaTTTATCTTATTGTCACTTGCCTAGATATATCCTTTGCCGTTGGAGTtattagtcagttcatgcaatATCCAAAGAAATTTCACTGGGATGCTGCCTGTCGTGTGTTGCGATATCTAAAAGGTGCTCCTGGTAAGGGTCTTATTTATCGGCCTAACCGACATGCTAATCTGGTTTGGTTttttgatgctgattgggctggtgctgatGATGATAGCCGTTCCACTACtggttattgtacatttgtgggtggtaatctggTCACctga
- the LOC122655422 gene encoding 7-deoxyloganetin glucosyltransferase-like has translation MPQQLNEFAWGLADSRYHFLWVIRPNIVNGGSEIISGEFMEEIKDRGLLSGWCLQKQVIRHPSIGGFLTHCGWNSTLESIREGVPMISWPFFAEQQTNCLYACTKWGIGMEIDSDVKREEVEGLVRELMGGEKRKREQQRKGSPRATLAIVGDSGSKRKEREDREINQQVRATNKWG, from the coding sequence ATGCCACAACAGCTGAACGAGTTTGCTTGGGGACTAGCCGATAGCAGATACCACTTCTTATGGGTCATTAGACCCAATATTGTGAATGGTGGTTCAGAGATCATTTCAGGAGAATTCATGGAAGAGATTAAAGATAGAGGTTTGCTTTCAGGTTGGTGCCTACAAAAACAAGTTATTCGTCATCCTTCGATTGGTGGTTTCTTGACACATTGTGGATGGAATTCTACTCTGGAGAGTATACGCGAAGGGGTGCCCATGATTAGCTGGCCTTTCTTTGCAGAGCAACAGACGAATTGCCTGTATGCGTGCACCAAGTGGGGGATAGGCATGGAGATCGATAGTGATGTAAAGAGAGAGGAAGTGGAGGGGCTTGTGAGGGAGTTGATGGGAGGGGAGAAGCGTAAGAGGGAGCAGCAGCGGAAGGGATCTCCGAGGGCTACTCTGGCAATAGTAGGGGACTCCGGCagcaagaggaaggagagagaggataGAGAAATTAACCAGCAGGTTAGGGCTACAAACAAATGGGGGTAA